The Solibacillus sp. FSL R7-0668 genome includes the window ACCAGCATGACCAATCGAAAACTGGCCGGTAATCCCAATAATTACATGTAAACTTACAGCAAGCATAATATTAATACACATCGCGATTAGCATGTTTTGATAATAGAACGCGACGAACCCGTTGTTAATTAATAATTGAACAACGACATAAATAACAAGTGCTAGGACGGCATAACCCCAAAAGATTTTTGATTTTTTCATGCTGCTCACCTACACTTTCTCGCGCGTATTTTTCCCGAAAATACCCGCTGGACGAATAATTAAAATTAAAATTAAGATGACAAATGCCGCTGCATCGCGCCATAACGAATAACCAAGTGCTGAAACGATTGTTTCGACAACACCTAATAATAATCCACCAACCATCGCGCCCGGAATAATACCAATACCACCTAATACAGCTGCGATGAATGCTTTAATTCCCGGAAGCATCCCCATTAATGGATCGATACGTGTGTAGTAAATACCAAAAATAACGCCTGCTGCACCCGCTAACGCTGAACCAATTGCAAAAGTTGCAGAAATTGTATTATCTACATTAATGCCCATTAATTTTGCCGCGTCTGCATCATGAGATACCGCACGCATCGCTTTCCCTATTTTTGTTTTATGCACGATGAATTGCAAGACAATCATCAAGAAAATAGAAATTGATAAAATAAAAATCGATAATGTACTAATTTGTACGCCGAAAATTTCGAAATTTGTTTTTGTAAATACATTCGGATAGGCCTCTGGTGATGCACCACGGAAGAAAATCACTGTATATTCAATTAATAATGACACCCCAATGGCTGTAATCAGTGCTGCGATACGTGTAGCATTTCGCAAACGCTTATACGCAACACGCTCAATAATAACGCCGATGACTGCACAGAGAATCATTGCTAAAATAAGTGCTAAAAATACATTCATTTCCCAACGTGCAATTGCATAAAAGCCAATGAAAGCGCCCAGCATGAACACATCACCATGGGCAAAGTTGATTAGTTTAATAATCCCATATACCATCGTGTACCCTAATGCAATAAGCGCATAGATACTGCCTAGCGATATCCCGTTCACGAGCTGTTGAATCCATTCCATACATTTCACTCCTTTTTTTGATTATTGAAGTTCCACCATAAAAAAAGGGAGGCTAGCTCCGCCCCCCTTACTTGTAAATAATTAAGGATTTACTTTAGAGTTGAACTGTTGCTTGCCGTCTACAAATTCTAGAACTGTTGCTGATTTTACTGGGTTGTGGTTTTCGTCAACTGTGAATGTACCTGTAACTAGGCTTAAATCTTTTGTTGCAGCTAATTGCTTTTGGATGGCCTCCCCTGTAATATCCCCTTCAACACGTTTGATTGCATCTACAATAAAGTAAACTGAATCATAGCCTAAAGCGTGGAAGGCATTTGGTGCTTGACCATACTCATCTTTAAACGCTGTAACGAAATCTTGAATTTTTGCATCTGGATCCTCAGATGAATAGTGGTTTGTGATGAATGTATTGTTTAATGCATCCCCACCTGCTAATTCCACTAATTTTGGTGAGTCCCAACCATCAGCCCCCATTAATGGCGCTGTAATACCTGCTTCACGTGCTTGCTTCACGATGATACCTACCTCTTCGTAATAGCCCGGAATGAAAATGAAATCAGGATTTTTTCCTTTAATATTTGTTAATTGTGATTTGAAATCGACATCTTTTGCCACATACGCTTCTTCCGCAACAACTGTCCCACCATTTGCTTCAATCGTTTCTTTGAAGGATGCCGCTAAACCTTTTGCATAATCTGAAGCATTATCCGCAAAGATCGCTACATTTTTCGCTTGTAGCTCTGTTGTAGCGAAGTTAGCTGCCACCGTCCCTTGGAATGGATCGATGAAGCATGTACGGAACGCATAATCATTTACAGAGCCATCGTCATTTACTGTAACGTTAGGTGCTGTTCCAGAGCCTGTTACCATAGGAACTTTATGCTGATTGGCAATTTGCACCGTTGCCACCGAGTTACCAGAAGTTGCTGGTGCGATCATTGCCACTACCTTTTCTTGCTCTGCTAAACGAATCGCTGCAGAAGTTGCTTCCGCTGTTTCTGATTTATTGTCAACTGGAATATACTCAATTTGTTTGCCATCAATGCCACCTGCAGCGTTAATCTCCTCGATTGCTAATTTAGCACCGTCATTAATAGACGAACCGTAAGATGCTACACCGCCTGATAATTCTAAGTTAGCACCGATTTTAATAACGTCCCCTGATGCTGAATTACCCCCACCGCCTGATGAACTAGAACTAGTAGAATCGCCAGAATCATCTGTTCCACATCCTGCTAAAGCTCCCGTTAGCATGGCTGTTGCAATGAATAAAGAACCATATTTTTTCATTTTTTTGTGCTTTGTCATCGTGAAATCCCCCTAGTAAACTTTATAAATGTTTGATATTTCAGATAATTATAATCAATTCTCACATTAATCACAATCTATTTTTAAAATATTCTGAATTAAAACACTATAAGAATCGATTTGTATATTCCAACTTCTGTATTGTAAAACATTTGTAATTTTTAGTCTACTATGATTTTTCTGTAAATTATGTATATTTTGAGTTATTGGAATTTGCAGTCTATTAATCGCTAATAATCTGCAAATTTCCAAACTCCATTTTACTGAATGCGAAAAACGACGAAGCGTTCATTTTCATTGGCTTCATGACGTAATCTAATATTCAAATAAGCATCTAGTGCTAAATCGCGTTGTAAGTACTCCAAGTAATCTGGAGATGGATAATACAAAACAATATCGATTGTACGGCTATATTGC containing:
- a CDS encoding branched-chain amino acid ABC transporter permease, which gives rise to MEWIQQLVNGISLGSIYALIALGYTMVYGIIKLINFAHGDVFMLGAFIGFYAIARWEMNVFLALILAMILCAVIGVIIERVAYKRLRNATRIAALITAIGVSLLIEYTVIFFRGASPEAYPNVFTKTNFEIFGVQISTLSIFILSISIFLMIVLQFIVHKTKIGKAMRAVSHDADAAKLMGINVDNTISATFAIGSALAGAAGVIFGIYYTRIDPLMGMLPGIKAFIAAVLGGIGIIPGAMVGGLLLGVVETIVSALGYSLWRDAAAFVILILILIIRPAGIFGKNTREKV
- a CDS encoding ABC transporter substrate-binding protein encodes the protein MTKHKKMKKYGSLFIATAMLTGALAGCGTDDSGDSTSSSSSGGGGNSASGDVIKIGANLELSGGVASYGSSINDGAKLAIEEINAAGGIDGKQIEYIPVDNKSETAEATSAAIRLAEQEKVVAMIAPATSGNSVATVQIANQHKVPMVTGSGTAPNVTVNDDGSVNDYAFRTCFIDPFQGTVAANFATTELQAKNVAIFADNASDYAKGLAASFKETIEANGGTVVAEEAYVAKDVDFKSQLTNIKGKNPDFIFIPGYYEEVGIIVKQAREAGITAPLMGADGWDSPKLVELAGGDALNNTFITNHYSSEDPDAKIQDFVTAFKDEYGQAPNAFHALGYDSVYFIVDAIKRVEGDITGEAIQKQLAATKDLSLVTGTFTVDENHNPVKSATVLEFVDGKQQFNSKVNP